From Salipiger profundus, a single genomic window includes:
- a CDS encoding PQQ-dependent sugar dehydrogenase: MKTRKLIASLMLGTICATPVLAQDNMDKLSNMQRTDATFTNIDQEGERAESLKAILEHINVPDGFEVSLYAVVPDARSMAVAPQGTVTFVGTRKDKVWSVVDRDRDRVADEVFDFAPSITFDVPNGPCFSPDGFLYIAERNRVLTFPAAEFFFEGPDPAVGVVVPKGELIPAEEESFNHTARVCRIGPDGKLYVSLGQPHNVQPKDKVEMYDKTGIGGIIRMNTDGTGREVYTRGIRNSVGHDFNPANGDLWFTDNQVDGMGDDIPPGELNRQTEAGQHFGFPWTNGRVEIPDYKNVPRPEGVSFTEPQVEMQAHAADLGMRFYEGSSFPEKYQGGIFSAQHGSWNRTTPIGARVMFTALDEEGNAAGTEVFADGWLNEETGEYRGRPMDIAFLKDGSMLVSDDFAGAIWRIAYNPAPASE; this comes from the coding sequence ATGAAGACCCGAAAGCTGATTGCGAGCCTGATGCTCGGAACGATCTGCGCGACGCCGGTGCTCGCGCAGGACAACATGGACAAGCTGTCCAACATGCAGCGCACCGACGCGACCTTCACCAACATCGACCAGGAGGGCGAGCGCGCCGAGTCGCTGAAGGCGATCCTCGAGCACATCAACGTCCCCGACGGCTTCGAGGTCAGCCTCTACGCCGTGGTGCCCGACGCGCGCTCGATGGCGGTGGCACCGCAGGGCACCGTGACCTTCGTCGGCACCCGCAAGGACAAGGTCTGGTCGGTGGTCGACCGTGACCGCGACCGCGTCGCCGACGAGGTCTTCGACTTCGCACCCTCGATCACCTTCGACGTGCCCAACGGCCCCTGCTTCTCGCCTGACGGCTTCCTCTACATCGCCGAGCGCAACCGCGTGTTGACCTTCCCGGCGGCCGAGTTCTTCTTCGAGGGACCGGACCCGGCGGTCGGCGTGGTGGTGCCCAAGGGCGAGTTGATCCCGGCCGAGGAAGAGAGCTTCAACCACACCGCGCGGGTCTGCCGTATCGGGCCCGACGGCAAGCTCTACGTCTCGCTCGGCCAGCCGCACAACGTGCAGCCCAAGGACAAGGTCGAGATGTACGACAAGACCGGCATTGGCGGCATCATCCGGATGAACACCGACGGCACCGGTCGCGAGGTCTACACACGCGGCATCCGCAACTCGGTCGGGCATGACTTCAACCCGGCGAACGGCGACCTGTGGTTCACCGACAACCAGGTCGACGGCATGGGCGACGACATCCCGCCGGGCGAGCTGAACCGCCAGACCGAGGCCGGGCAGCACTTCGGCTTCCCGTGGACCAACGGCCGGGTGGAGATCCCCGACTACAAGAACGTGCCGCGCCCCGAGGGCGTGTCGTTCACCGAACCGCAGGTCGAGATGCAGGCACATGCCGCCGATCTCGGAATGCGCTTCTACGAGGGCTCGTCCTTCCCCGAGAAGTACCAGGGCGGGATCTTCTCGGCGCAGCACGGCTCGTGGAACCGCACTACGCCGATCGGCGCGCGGGTGATGTTCACCGCGCTCGACGAAGAGGGCAACGCCGCCGGGACCGAGGTCTTCGCCGACGGCTGGCTCAACGAGGAGACCGGCGAATACCGGGGCCGGCCGATGGACATCGCCTTCCTCAAGGACGGCTCCATGCTGGTGTCCGACGACTTCGCAGGGGCGATCTGGCGGATCGCCTACAACCCGGCGCCCGCGTCCGAATGA
- a CDS encoding TRAP transporter large permease, whose translation MGIDIGIEWLTLIMFGSLLALLMAGLPLAFVTGGLACVFLFVLGDARALNIVPSRIFPLMTNYQLSAIPLFIFMAAMLERAGIINDMFDVIYKVLGGVKGGLASATIIASTILAAMVGVIGAAVVTMGIIALPAMLKRHYDPKIAMGSIMAGGTLGILIPPSILAIIYAVVAEQSVGELFIGAVIPGLLLSGMYILYVTMRCYINPSLGPAIPVEERISHREKLQLVGKMAAPITLVVVVLGIIFSGVATPVEAAGIGTFGAFIVAAIHRKLDWPTVREACTTTLKASAMVIWIMFGATIFVGLYVLEGGQQFVQDALAATGLGPWGILILMQILLVILGMFLDWVGILLLCVPIFVPIIKALGAAAFGLSSPEDLVLWFGVLYLVNMQMSFLSPPFGYALFYLRGVAPPEIPMTDIFKSALPFLALQIVGLVLCMVFPEIITWLPRLIYG comes from the coding sequence ATGGGTATCGACATCGGAATCGAGTGGCTGACGCTCATCATGTTCGGCTCGCTGCTGGCGCTGCTGATGGCGGGCCTGCCGCTCGCTTTCGTCACCGGCGGTCTTGCCTGCGTGTTCCTCTTCGTGCTGGGCGACGCCCGCGCGCTCAACATCGTGCCCAGCCGGATCTTTCCGCTGATGACGAACTACCAGCTCTCGGCCATCCCGCTGTTCATCTTCATGGCGGCGATGCTCGAGAGGGCGGGGATCATCAACGACATGTTCGACGTGATCTACAAGGTCCTCGGCGGGGTGAAGGGCGGGCTGGCCTCGGCCACGATCATCGCCTCGACGATCCTTGCCGCGATGGTCGGCGTCATCGGCGCGGCGGTGGTGACGATGGGCATCATCGCGCTGCCGGCGATGCTGAAGCGGCATTATGACCCCAAGATCGCGATGGGCTCGATCATGGCCGGTGGCACGCTCGGGATCCTGATCCCGCCGTCGATCCTTGCCATCATCTACGCGGTGGTGGCCGAGCAATCGGTGGGCGAGCTGTTCATCGGCGCGGTCATCCCGGGCCTGCTGCTGTCGGGGATGTACATCCTCTACGTGACCATGCGCTGCTACATCAACCCGTCGCTTGGGCCGGCGATCCCGGTCGAGGAGCGGATTTCGCATCGCGAGAAACTGCAGCTCGTCGGCAAGATGGCCGCCCCGATCACGCTGGTCGTGGTGGTACTGGGCATCATCTTCTCCGGTGTCGCGACGCCGGTGGAGGCCGCCGGCATCGGCACCTTCGGCGCCTTCATAGTGGCCGCCATTCACCGCAAGCTCGACTGGCCGACGGTCCGCGAGGCCTGCACCACGACGCTCAAGGCCTCGGCCATGGTCATCTGGATCATGTTCGGCGCCACGATCTTCGTCGGTCTCTACGTGCTAGAGGGCGGGCAGCAGTTCGTGCAGGACGCACTGGCGGCGACCGGGCTCGGACCGTGGGGCATCCTGATCCTGATGCAGATCCTGCTGGTGATCCTGGGCATGTTCCTCGACTGGGTGGGCATCCTGCTGCTCTGCGTGCCGATCTTCGTGCCGATCATCAAGGCGCTGGGGGCTGCGGCCTTCGGACTGTCGAGTCCCGAGGATCTCGTGCTGTGGTTCGGGGTGCTCTACCTCGTGAACATGCAGATGAGCTTCCTGTCGCCACCCTTCGGCTACGCGCTCTTCTACCTGCGGGGGGTGGCGCCGCCGGAGATCCCGATGACCGACATCTTCAAGTCGGCCCTGCCGTTCCTCGCGCTGCAGATCGTGGGCCTCGTGCTCTGCATGGTCTTTCCCGAGATCATCACCTGGCTGCCGCGGCTGATCTACGGCTGA
- a CDS encoding TRAP transporter small permease subunit codes for MPGLSFTLPHWLYWVGLIVFPVIAMVLSRRPQPKEKRYTLPLAYMIAVTGGILGLHRFYLKSLWGLIYLPIFLFILFANNQTHDARTVLSTYANQIRVAERTLDREEERVTEAQASLADLEAAVDEAEAGSFALKSAERRLQRAQDTISKGETRVTDARATVEEITPLRDEAAATRAFWDNAAGYALYLLLALLLIDMILLPMLVRRANAALPLHEEVSEAERALREAEDEEGPKHDSEYAENWIDRLSLFCGEFVAYWAVIAVFVYYYEVIARYVFGSPTNWAHEAMYLMFGMQYLIAGAYAMLTESHVRVDIFYAPMSRPNKAWVDLLTSIFFFIFAGTLLVTSWIFAMDAIAVPSGNAVVSDWARGQISFGEMVGGWGLNQWTDPNIRWGEISFNEWEVPLWPMKWVMVIGGLLLVLQGISKLSKDIREIARGN; via the coding sequence ATGCCGGGTCTCAGCTTCACGCTGCCGCATTGGCTGTACTGGGTCGGACTGATCGTCTTCCCGGTCATCGCGATGGTGCTCTCGCGCCGTCCGCAGCCGAAAGAGAAACGCTACACGCTGCCGCTCGCCTACATGATCGCCGTCACCGGCGGCATCCTCGGCCTGCACCGCTTCTACCTCAAGAGCCTGTGGGGGCTCATCTACCTGCCGATCTTCCTGTTCATCCTCTTCGCGAACAACCAGACGCATGACGCCCGGACGGTGCTCTCGACCTACGCCAACCAGATCCGGGTCGCCGAGCGCACGCTTGATCGCGAGGAAGAGCGGGTGACCGAGGCGCAGGCCAGCCTGGCCGACCTCGAGGCCGCGGTCGACGAGGCCGAGGCGGGCTCGTTCGCGCTCAAGAGCGCCGAGCGGCGCCTGCAACGGGCGCAGGACACGATCTCCAAGGGCGAAACCCGCGTCACCGACGCGCGCGCCACGGTGGAGGAGATCACCCCGCTGCGCGACGAGGCCGCTGCCACGCGCGCCTTCTGGGACAACGCGGCGGGCTACGCGCTCTACCTGCTGCTTGCGCTGCTGCTGATCGACATGATCCTGCTGCCGATGCTGGTGCGACGGGCCAATGCCGCCCTGCCGCTGCACGAAGAGGTGTCGGAGGCCGAGCGCGCCCTGCGCGAGGCCGAGGACGAGGAAGGCCCCAAGCACGACAGCGAATACGCCGAGAACTGGATCGACCGGCTGTCGCTGTTCTGCGGCGAGTTCGTCGCCTACTGGGCGGTGATCGCGGTCTTCGTCTACTACTACGAGGTGATCGCGCGCTACGTCTTCGGCTCGCCCACCAACTGGGCGCACGAGGCGATGTATCTCATGTTCGGGATGCAGTACCTGATCGCCGGGGCCTACGCGATGCTCACCGAGAGCCACGTCCGGGTCGACATCTTCTACGCACCGATGTCGCGGCCGAACAAGGCATGGGTCGACCTGCTCACCTCGATCTTCTTCTTCATCTTCGCGGGCACCCTCCTGGTGACCTCTTGGATCTTCGCCATGGACGCCATCGCGGTGCCCTCGGGCAATGCCGTGGTCTCGGACTGGGCACGCGGACAGATCTCGTTCGGCGAGATGGTCGGCGGCTGGGGCCTGAACCAGTGGACCGATCCGAACATCCGCTGGGGCGAGATCAGCTTCAACGAATGGGAGGTGCCGCTCTGGCCGATGAAATGGGTCATGGTGATCGGCGGCCTGCTGCTCGTGCTGCAGGGCATCTCGAAACTGTCGAAAGACATCCGTGAAATCGCGCGGGGGAACTGA
- the dctP gene encoding TRAP transporter substrate-binding protein DctP, translating to MTNQRTTRRHALRAIAGAGAATLAAPHIASAQAAGTTWKIQTSWPGGAGLQIFKDWCATIVEKTGGELAFTPFGANDVVGDFQLYDAVKNGVLDAVNPFTIYAQGIIPAATFLTSIPLGLRQPSEFDTFYYGLGGIDIARELYKAQGMHFVGPVHHDANIIHSKVPIRSIDDFAGRKMRLPGGMVAEVFNAIGAETTVLPGSEIFPALEKGTIDVADYVGPAVNYALGFSQVTSYIVMGPPGFMSLYQPVDIMDITVGQSAWDALSPQMKQFVEMETHVYSDMHYAAIQKADQEAWSKFEEDGTEVTRLSQDDVDLMTEVAVPIWFDYANRDPNAARVFKIQLDYMMSGSLGYVDPALTEGLELKL from the coding sequence ATGACCAACCAAAGGACCACGCGGCGCCATGCGCTCCGCGCGATCGCTGGCGCGGGTGCCGCAACCCTCGCGGCGCCGCACATTGCCTCGGCGCAGGCAGCAGGCACCACATGGAAGATCCAGACAAGCTGGCCCGGCGGCGCCGGCCTGCAGATCTTCAAGGACTGGTGCGCGACGATTGTTGAAAAGACGGGAGGGGAGCTCGCCTTTACACCATTCGGTGCCAACGACGTCGTCGGTGACTTCCAGCTGTATGACGCGGTGAAGAACGGCGTGCTCGACGCGGTGAACCCGTTCACCATCTACGCGCAGGGCATCATCCCTGCGGCGACGTTCCTGACGTCGATCCCGCTCGGCCTGCGCCAGCCCTCCGAGTTCGACACGTTCTACTACGGGCTTGGCGGCATCGACATCGCGCGCGAGCTCTACAAGGCGCAGGGCATGCACTTCGTGGGCCCAGTGCACCACGACGCGAACATCATCCACTCGAAGGTGCCGATCCGCTCGATCGACGACTTCGCGGGCCGCAAGATGCGGCTGCCCGGCGGCATGGTGGCCGAGGTCTTCAACGCCATCGGCGCCGAGACCACGGTTCTTCCGGGCTCGGAGATCTTCCCGGCGCTCGAGAAGGGCACGATCGACGTGGCGGACTACGTGGGCCCGGCGGTCAACTACGCGCTCGGGTTCAGCCAGGTGACCAGCTACATCGTCATGGGCCCGCCGGGTTTCATGTCGCTCTACCAGCCGGTCGACATCATGGACATCACCGTGGGCCAGTCCGCCTGGGACGCGCTGTCGCCGCAGATGAAGCAGTTCGTCGAGATGGAGACGCATGTCTACTCCGACATGCATTACGCCGCGATCCAGAAGGCCGACCAGGAGGCCTGGTCGAAGTTCGAGGAAGACGGCACCGAGGTGACCCGGCTCAGCCAGGACGACGTGGACCTGATGACCGAGGTCGCCGTGCCGATCTGGTTCGACTACGCGAACCGCGATCCGAACGCGGCCCGGGTCTTCAAGATCCAGCTCGACTACATGATGTCCGGCTCGCTGGGCTACGTCGATCCCGCACTCACAGAGGGGCTCGAACTGAAGCTCTGA
- a CDS encoding DUF2478 domain-containing protein, giving the protein MLGYVVPQGRGASDVLIREVAARLRDGGVRLAGAVQINVETGPDTKCMMDLHVLSGFDVVRISQNLGALSRGCRLDPDGLERAVGLVSASLRDGAALLIVNKFGKQEADGRGFRPVIGEALAAGIPVLTAVGPSNVEAFLSFAEGLAEELPEDASAIETWCRAQIAEHAS; this is encoded by the coding sequence ATGCTGGGTTACGTGGTGCCGCAGGGCCGTGGGGCGAGCGATGTCCTGATCCGCGAGGTGGCCGCGCGGCTGCGCGATGGCGGGGTCAGGCTGGCGGGCGCGGTGCAGATCAACGTCGAGACCGGCCCGGACACCAAGTGCATGATGGACCTGCATGTTCTCAGCGGTTTCGACGTGGTGCGCATCAGCCAGAACCTCGGGGCGCTGTCGCGCGGCTGCCGGCTCGATCCGGACGGACTCGAGCGGGCGGTGGGGCTGGTGAGTGCCAGCCTGCGCGACGGGGCCGCTCTTCTGATCGTGAACAAGTTCGGCAAGCAGGAGGCCGATGGCCGCGGCTTCCGCCCGGTGATCGGCGAAGCACTGGCCGCGGGTATCCCTGTGCTGACGGCGGTCGGCCCGAGCAACGTCGAGGCCTTCCTCTCCTTTGCCGAGGGCCTGGCCGAAGAGCTGCCCGAAGACGCCTCCGCCATCGAGACCTGGTGCCGCGCACAGATCGCCGAGCACGCGAGCTGA
- a CDS encoding formate dehydrogenase accessory sulfurtransferase FdhD, with protein MIAPEFPLLPDPSDPRLTRRVTGTDQTGAETELSVVEERPLTIYLNRQEIVTAMTIGDYPEYLALGFLRNQGMLRPDDVVTAVDYDDEIETVVVRTERETSYEEKVQKKTRTSGCAVGTVFGDMMEGLEGLVLPQTQVRSSWLYKLAREINTTPSLYLEAGAIHGTVLCQQDRPLVYMEDVGRHNAVDKIAGVLFRHDIPADDKILYTTGRLTSEMVIKTALMGIPVLASRSGFTAWGVEIARQVGLTCIGRMRGQRFVCLSGEDRLLRDVDPASVPDEDRKARRKASA; from the coding sequence GTGATCGCACCCGAGTTTCCCCTGCTCCCCGATCCGTCCGACCCGCGCCTCACGCGGCGTGTCACCGGCACCGACCAGACCGGCGCCGAGACCGAGCTTTCGGTGGTCGAGGAACGCCCCCTGACCATCTATCTCAACCGTCAGGAGATCGTCACCGCGATGACCATCGGGGACTATCCCGAGTATCTCGCGCTGGGCTTCCTGCGGAACCAGGGGATGCTGCGCCCCGACGACGTGGTGACCGCCGTCGACTACGACGACGAGATCGAGACCGTCGTGGTGCGCACCGAGCGCGAGACCTCATACGAGGAGAAGGTGCAGAAGAAGACCCGCACCAGCGGCTGTGCCGTGGGCACCGTCTTCGGCGACATGATGGAGGGGCTCGAGGGGCTCGTGCTGCCGCAGACGCAGGTGCGGTCAAGCTGGCTCTACAAGCTGGCGCGCGAGATCAACACCACGCCCTCGCTCTACCTCGAGGCCGGGGCCATCCACGGCACCGTGCTCTGCCAGCAGGACCGCCCGCTGGTCTACATGGAGGACGTCGGCCGCCACAACGCGGTGGACAAGATCGCCGGCGTGCTCTTCCGTCACGACATCCCGGCGGACGACAAGATCCTCTATACCACCGGGCGGCTGACCTCGGAGATGGTCATCAAGACCGCGCTCATGGGCATTCCGGTGCTCGCCTCGCGCTCGGGCTTCACCGCCTGGGGCGTCGAGATCGCGCGGCAGGTCGGGCTGACCTGCATCGGCCGGATGCGCGGGCAGCGCTTCGTCTGTCTCTCGGGCGAGGATCGGCTGCTGCGCGACGTCGACCCCGCAAGTGTCCCGGACGAGGATCGCAAGGCGCGCCGGAAGGCCTCGGCATGA
- the mobA gene encoding molybdenum cofactor guanylyltransferase MobA, translated as MSAAPLQQPLGVILAGGRATRMGGGDKGLLEVGGQRLLSRVIERFAPQVAGLALNANGDAGRFAEFGLPVLPDSLPDYPGPLAGVLAGLDWAAEQGADSIVTVAADTPFFPCDLVSHLLLAAEGRPHLLALAATPRDGSELKSGGRLNRHPTFGLWPVALRDDLRAALDEGLRKVVLWTDRHDAGEAVFPVIGFDPFFNVNTPEDLARAEALIA; from the coding sequence ATGAGCGCGGCGCCGCTGCAACAGCCGCTCGGCGTGATCCTTGCCGGCGGCCGCGCCACCCGCATGGGCGGGGGCGACAAGGGGCTGCTCGAGGTGGGCGGCCAGCGCCTGCTGTCGCGGGTGATCGAACGGTTCGCGCCGCAGGTGGCGGGGCTCGCGCTCAACGCCAACGGCGATGCCGGGCGCTTCGCCGAGTTCGGACTGCCGGTGCTGCCCGACAGCCTGCCCGACTATCCCGGTCCGCTCGCGGGGGTGCTCGCCGGGCTCGACTGGGCGGCGGAGCAGGGGGCCGACAGCATCGTCACCGTGGCCGCCGACACGCCGTTCTTTCCCTGCGACCTGGTCTCGCACCTGCTGCTCGCCGCCGAGGGGCGCCCGCACCTGCTGGCGCTCGCCGCCACGCCGCGCGACGGCAGCGAGCTGAAATCGGGCGGCAGGCTGAACCGGCACCCGACCTTCGGCCTCTGGCCGGTCGCTCTGCGCGACGACCTGCGCGCCGCGCTGGACGAGGGGCTGCGCAAGGTGGTGCTCTGGACCGATCGGCACGACGCCGGAGAGGCGGTCTTCCCGGTGATCGGCTTCGACCCGTTCTTCAACGTCAACACGCCCGAGGACCTCGCCCGGGCCGAGGCGCTGATCGCATGA
- the mobB gene encoding molybdopterin-guanine dinucleotide biosynthesis protein B translates to MRLYGVTGWKNAGKTGLMERLVSEISARGLRVSTVKHAHHDTDIDQPGRDSHRHREAGAREVMLATPHRWALMHELRGADEPPLAELLQRLSPVDLVLVEGYKGAPHPKIEAHRQETGKPLLATRNDTIRAVAADSAVETTLPCFDLDDTAAIADFILREVGA, encoded by the coding sequence ATGAGGCTCTACGGCGTCACCGGCTGGAAGAACGCCGGCAAGACCGGCCTGATGGAGCGGCTTGTCTCCGAGATCTCGGCGCGCGGGCTCAGGGTCTCGACCGTCAAGCACGCCCACCACGACACCGACATCGACCAGCCGGGCCGCGACAGTCACCGCCACCGCGAGGCGGGCGCCCGCGAGGTCATGCTGGCCACGCCGCACCGCTGGGCGCTGATGCACGAGCTGCGCGGCGCGGACGAGCCGCCGCTGGCGGAGCTGCTGCAGCGGCTCTCGCCGGTCGACCTGGTGCTGGTCGAGGGCTACAAGGGCGCGCCGCATCCGAAGATCGAGGCGCACCGCCAGGAGACCGGCAAGCCGCTGCTTGCCACGCGCAACGATACGATCCGCGCGGTGGCCGCCGACAGCGCGGTCGAGACGACGCTGCCCTGCTTCGATCTCGACGATACCGCCGCCATCGCCGATTTCATCCTGCGCGAGGTGGGCGCATGA